CACGGGGCACGTACCCACAATGTAGCGATCGGCCAGAAACTGCTGCGCCACTTCGTCGTAATATTGCTCGCTAACTTCCTCAATGAAACCGTCTTTCTCGTAAATGGTCTTGAAAAACTCCTGCGAAGTTTCGTGGTGAATGGGCAGGCTGGTGCGGGAATACACATCGAACGAGATTCCAAAATCTTCAAACGATTGCCTGATTTGGGTATAATATTTATCAACGACCGCCTGAGGCGTCAGACCTTCTTTTTTAGCTCGAATGGTAATGGGTACGCCGTGCTCGTCGGTACCGCTCACAAAGGTTACGTCAGCGCCTTTGGCCCGTAAATAGCGCACATAAATATCCGCCGGTACATAACAGCCCGCCAGGTGCCCGATGTGGATGGGCCCATTGGCATAAATGAGGGCGGCTGTGACGGTGTATCTTTTACTCATAATCATAGAATGTCAAATTTGAGGGGCAAAATTAGTAAAATTAGTTGGTGCCGGTTCACGTTTTTGCAGTAAACAAATTAATGCTTAGTACAGTCTTTATAATACACTTCCCTCGCAAAACATTTTTCCTGACCGGCTCGACTCTTTGTATAAAGGACAAGATACGCCTTTTTCCGTCGTCCAAATCTACCCAAGGAGCCTCTTCATGTTTAACTAAATTGAAAATAAATTAAACAAAATATAAAAACCAACGTTTTGTCATAGTACTAATATAAAAAGAAATAATATGACATTTTTAAAAACAATATCGCCCTACCTATACGTCATGATGGTATCATTTGTGGTTTTTCACAATACAGGCTACCAAATCGAACGCATGATTCAAATTCCGTATGTATTATATATCATCTTGGCATTAGTAAGCTTTTTTGTCATTCGATCGGTCATCCAACAATCTGCCAAGTCCGACCGACCCTAAGTATCCCTCCGAACGTATTACACCATAAGTTACTCATTCTATTTACTTTGTAAGTCAAAAGGCTTTTGTCTTTCCAAACAACAAAGTAAACAAGACCATTCAAAAAACAGACCCAACCACTTTCCTGCAAAAACCTGTAGAGGCTGCAATGTTTAACAAAGCCGAAGGCGAAACAACAATTTACCCCCTTTCCGAAAAAGTATTTTCGCAGAGAAATGCCTTCAAAAAGCTCATATTGGGGCTATACGTCAGAAAAGATTAAATTTTGTTTAATATTTTCTAAAAAAAAACTAAACAAAATAACTCAACATTTTCTTTAATCATACGAGAGTCAAACGTTCTCAACCAATATCATCATCTAAACCTTTTTATTACAATGCAAATGTTAAACATTCTCTTAGACGGTGCACTCGCCGCAGGTGACTACATCGGTTTTACTTTTTTCACCGGCTACATGTCAATGTTGGCCGCTTCCATCTTTTTTATCGTTGAGCGCGGCACGGTAGCCGACAAGTGGAAAACCTCCCTGTTGGTATCCGCTTTGATCACGTTCATTGCCGCAGTACATTATTTTTACATGAGGGGTGTATGGCTGGAAACCCACACCTCGCCCACGCAATTCAGATACATCGACTGGACCCTGACCGTGCCATTGATGTGTATTGAGTACTACCTGATCCTGCGTCCTGCCGGCGCCAAAAGCGGTATGCTCGTCAGACTGTTGCTGGGTTCGATTGTCATGCTGGTTGCGGGCTACATCGGTGAAGCCGTAAGTCCCGAATCCAATGTACTTTGGGGGATCATTTCTACCCTTGGCTGGGCCGCGATCATCTATGAAATCTACATGGGTGAGGCTTCCAAGGTAGCCGCCGCTTCCGATAGTCAAGCGGTAAAAGACGGTTACAATGTACTGCGTTGGTTTACCTTCGTAGGATGGGCCATTTATCCGATTGGTTACATGTTGCTTCCGGGAAATCTTCTGAGCGGCCTCGTTGAGGGCGTAGATCTCACCAAGAGTTCTCCGGTCGACTTAGCCTACAACATTGCCGATGCCGTCAATAAGATCGGCTTTGGTTTGGTAGTGTACAGTATTGCTAAGAATGCTACCGAATCCGCCAAAGTGAAGAGCGCAGTTGCTTAGTTGTAGTTTTTAAAGTAGGAGTTAGGGTTTAAGGTAAAAAAGTGCAGCCTTGTATAAGGCTGCACTTTTTTTGTTTTCAAAAACGCGGGATTTACTCCCACAACAGGGGTAAAATAGTACGGGAAAGAAGAATTGTTTAACTTTGACCCTGCCGTTATTGCTTATACACGTATGGATAATTTCATCAAAAACCTCGAAATCAAGAATTTCAAGTCCATCAAACATCTCTCTCTCGACTGCAAACGGGTGAATGTGTTCATCGGCAAGCCCAATGTAGGCAAGTCAAATATTTTGGAGGCATTGGGATTGTTTTCGTCCGAATTCATGATGGAAAATTTGAATGAATTCATACGGATGAAAAAATTAGACGATTTATTTTTTGATTTTTTTCTGTCAGATAAAATCAGCATTAAGCTTGATAATAAGTTTCATTTAACATTCTCATTAGAAAATGAAAAGAATGGCCTTGCGGTCTTTTTATTGAATATCTATGAAAACAATACTATTATTGAGTCAATTCCTCTGGTACGAGATGGATTGATAAAATGGAGTGAAAGCCATTACACAAAAAACGTTTTTACGAAATATTATAGATTTAATGCTTTTGATCCTACGGACACACATTTAAAAACTTATTTATACCCACCATTTGGAGAAAATCTTTTTGAGATAGTTACAAATTACCCTGAAATACGTTCCAGAATTGTATCAATGTTGAAAGAGCAAAATTTAGAATTTGTCAGTTTAATTAATGAAAGAGATTTCAAACTACAAAAAAACATAGATGGCTTCGTTACACAGTATCCCTACTCAAGCATTCCGGATACCTTTCAGCGTTTCATCTTCTATTTAGCCGCCATTGAATCCAACACCCACTCCGTGCTGATTTTCGAAGAACCGGAGGTGCATTCGTT
Above is a window of Runella slithyformis DSM 19594 DNA encoding:
- a CDS encoding bacteriorhodopsin-like → MQMLNILLDGALAAGDYIGFTFFTGYMSMLAASIFFIVERGTVADKWKTSLLVSALITFIAAVHYFYMRGVWLETHTSPTQFRYIDWTLTVPLMCIEYYLILRPAGAKSGMLVRLLLGSIVMLVAGYIGEAVSPESNVLWGIISTLGWAAIIYEIYMGEASKVAAASDSQAVKDGYNVLRWFTFVGWAIYPIGYMLLPGNLLSGLVEGVDLTKSSPVDLAYNIADAVNKIGFGLVVYSIAKNATESAKVKSAVA
- a CDS encoding AAA family ATPase; protein product: MDNFIKNLEIKNFKSIKHLSLDCKRVNVFIGKPNVGKSNILEALGLFSSEFMMENLNEFIRMKKLDDLFFDFFLSDKISIKLDNKFHLTFSLENEKNGLAVFLLNIYENNTIIESIPLVRDGLIKWSESHYTKNVFTKYYRFNAFDPTDTHLKTYLYPPFGENLFEIVTNYPEIRSRIVSMLKEQNLEFVSLINERDFKLQKNIDGFVTQYPYSSIPDTFQRFIFYLAAIESNTHSVLIFEEPEVHSFPPYVKELAERMILKDDNQYFVSTHSPYLLQTFIDSLDDTQLNVYLTYYKDYQTHVKALTPDDLSDIQRFGYDVFFNLKKFEPND